The proteins below come from a single Molothrus ater isolate BHLD 08-10-18 breed brown headed cowbird chromosome 3, BPBGC_Mater_1.1, whole genome shotgun sequence genomic window:
- the CD24 gene encoding signal transducer CD24, whose product MGMGTALAARLGLGLLLLALLLPTQIYCGPNGTSPTPSSNSSASSTSLSAVTNSVNNTTTHGHGNSLHSTTSLFFILSVSLLYFCC is encoded by the exons ATGGGCATGGGGACGGCGCTGGCGGCGCGGCTCGgcctggggctcctgctccttgccctcctccttcccacGCAG ATCTACTGTGGTCCCAATGGAACAAGTCCAACACCTTCAAGCAATTCTTCAGCAAGTTCCACTTCTCTGTCAGCTGTCACAAATTCAGTGAACAATACCACCACTCACGGACATGGAAATTCTCTTCACTCAACCACAAgtctttttttcattctctccGTTTCTCTTCTGTATTTTTGCTGTTAA
- the MTRES1 gene encoding mitochondrial transcription rescue factor 1, with protein MTGFRLPISTLRKLNVWFGLWEKFPSNKLYPTWRRSLFCSCQASTVNYRRCFSFSPVRLSALRLSPEYISVLSLRNKSSKSSKKSRQSLQEEEEEEDEDESNLEDEFENDPNVVKDYKDLEKVVQSLRYDVILKAGLDMARNKVEDAFYNNELRLNGEKLWKKSRTVKLGDTLDLIIGEDKETGTAVVMRVVLKKLSDKTENEKYKVILRRWKNLKVPKQDVLK; from the exons ATGACTGGCTTCAGACTCCCCATCAGCACTTTGAGAAAACTGAATGTCTGGTTTGGACTGTGGGAGAAATTTCCCTCAAATAAACTGTATCCCACTTGGAGGAGAAGCTTATTCTGTAGCTGTCAAGCAAGCACAGTAAACTACAGAAGATGTTTCAGTTTTTCCCCAGTCAGACTCAGTGCACTAAGACTCTCTCCGGAGTATATCTCAGTACTTTCTCTGAGgaacaaaagcagcaaaagctcTAAAAAGAGCAGACAAAGCTTacaagaagaggaggaagaagaggatgaAGATGAAAGTAATTTGGAAGATGAATTTGAAAATGACCCCAATGTAGTAAAAGATTACAAGGATCTTGAAAAAGTAGTGCAGTCTCTTCGATATGACGTGATCTTGAAAGCTGGTCTAGACATGGCAAGAAA taaagTAGAAGATGCATTCTACAATAATGAACTCAGGCTGAATGGAGAAAAACTATGGAAGAAAAGTAGAACT GTGAAACTTGGTGACACACTGGATCTCATAATAGGTGAAGATAAAGAAACAGGAACTGCAGTAGTTATGCGGGTAGTCTTGAAAAAATTATctgacaaaactgaaaatgaaaaatacaaagttaTTTTGAGGCGTTGGAAAAACTTAAAAGTGCCCAAACAGGATGTACTTAAGTAA